GAGGGAACTTCGAAGAACCTGTCACGCAATCTACTCTAGCCGTTGTAGGAGCATTTTTGGGCTTATCAAGGGAGCGTTCTGACTCACGTCGTTACCCTGCAATTGACCCATTGATGTCATGGTCAAAATACATTCAGGCTGTAGGAAAAGAACTTGAGTCAAAAGCTCCAGGATGGACCGATATGGTTAAACGTGCCGATAAAATTCTTCGGCTAGGCTCTGAAATCGCTAAACGTATGGAAGTTGTTGGCGAAGAAGGCACAGCTCTTGACGAAATAGTTATCTATCTTAAAGCAGAGCTCTACGATTTCAGCTACTTGCAGCAAAATGCATTTGACAAACAGGATGCCTACTGTCCCTTAGATCGACAGATTGCACTTTTTGAATTAATTAATCGTATTTTTGAAAAGAAGTTCGTTTTTTCAGCTCATGATCAGGCGAGAGATTTCTTTCTTAATTTGCAAAACCAGATTAAAAACATGAATTTCATGGAGTATAATTCCAGCCATTATAAGAGTGCTTTTGCTAAAATTGAAGAGACGATCGAAGCGGCTAAATAACTAACCTAAGCTATTGTATTATAAGGATTGAAATGAAAACTGTTTATCAAAGAATTAAAAACATGCGAGGCAACCTTATTACAGTAAATGCTGAAGGGGTTAGCCTTGGCGAGCTTGCCAGGATTGAATTAAAAGATGGAAGGAGCATCTATGCTTCGGTTTTGAGAATTGATGGCAGTGAAGTGACATTACAAGTTTTTAAGAGCTCTAGAGGCATTTCAACAGAGGACAAGGTCATCTTTTTAAAAAAACAGATGCAGGCTGTTTTTGGCGAAACGCTTTTGGGTAGGAGATTAAGTGGTGCCGGCGAGCCAGTCGATGAAGGCCCTAAAGTGATTGGCGAATCAATCAACATTGGTTCTACTTCCTTTAATCCGGTGAAGCGCGTCATTCCAAGAGAAATGGTACGTACAAATATTCCTATGATTGATGTGTTTAATTGCTTGGTAAAATCGCAAAAAATCCCGATCTTTTCCATTCCAGGTGAGCCTTACAACGCTCTTTTAATGCGCATTGCCAATCAAACAGACGCGGATGTAGTACTTATTGGTGGAATGGGCTTAACGTTTAAAGAATATCAAGCATTCATTGATAACGCAGAGGAATCAGGCTCAATGAATAAAACGGTAATGTTCGTTCATCGAGCAACAGACCCTGCGGTTGAATGCATGCTTGTTCCTGATATGGCTTTAGCTTGTGCTGAGAAATTTGCTTTGGAGGGTAAGAGCGTGTTGGTGTTGTTAACCGACATGACAGCTTTTGCGGATGCTAATAAAGAAATTGCCATTACGATGGACCAAGTACCTTCTAATAGAGGGTACCCCGGTTCACTCTATTCTGACTTAGCTTCTCGCTACGAAAAAGCTGTTTTAATTGAGGGAAGTGGTTCTATTACAATTGTTGCTGTTACAACGATGCCTGGCAATGATGTGACACATCCCATTCCTGATAACACAGGATACATTACCGAAGGACAATTTTACCTCCATGGCGGACGTATTGATCCGTTTGGCTCACTCTCTCGCTTAAAGCAACTTGTCATTGGCAATGTGACAAGAGAAGACCATGGAGATCTTGCTAACGCAATGATTCGTCTTTATGCTGAGTCGAAGAAGGCAAGAGAGAGGCAATCAATGGGGTTTCGCCTTTCTAAGTGGGATGAAAAGCTTCTCCATTACTCGTGGCTCTTTGAGGATCGAATGATGAATTTAGATGTAAACTATACCCTTGAGCAAGCATTAGATCTTGGTTGGGAGACGCTAGCCGAATGTTTTGAGTCAAAGGAAGTGGGCATTAAGCAAGCGATTGCCGATAAATATTGGCCAATGGAAAAAGTGAGCCGTTAAGCTATGGCAGAAATTAAATTAACAAAAAATGAGCTTCGAGCTCAGCAAAATCGATTAGACCAGCTGCAAAAATATTTACCTACCTTGCAACTTAAGAAAGCTATGTTGCAAATGGAGGTGAATGAATCAAGGTTAGAAATTGAGAAGCTTGAGAAGCATTTTAATAGTTTTTACGATTGGGTTCAGAGCTTTAGCTATATCTTAAGTGTGACTACTGTTGTTGATTTAAAGAAGTCCATTGAAATCCAAGAAGTATTTAAGCGTTATGAGAACATTGCAGGCGTGGAAGTACCCTACTTTGAAAAAGCTATTTTTAAACCTTTAGAATATAGCTTGTTTGAAACACCCCCTTGGTTAGATAGCGTAATACATGGGTTGCGTAGTTTAGCTGAATCTAAAGTCAAAATTGACATTGGGAAGGAAAAAAAGGATGCTCTAGAAAATGAACTCCGAGAGGTTTCCATAAGAGTTAACCTTTTTGAAAAAGTTCTTATTCCACGAGCGGAGAAAAATATTCGTAAAATCAAAGTATTTCTAGGCGACCAGCAGCTTGCAGCTGTTTCCCAAGCCAAGGTAGCGAAAGCAAAAATTTTGGAGAAGCAGAACAATGCGCTATGATGTTAAAAAGATCCTTTTTGTAGGGCTACAAGAAGATAAAAAAGCATTTTTCGAAAAAGCCCAAACAATTGGCATCATCCATTTTATCGACTTAGATCCAAAAAAGGTTCAAGGTTTCCCGGCCCATTTGCAAGACACTTTAAGGGCAATTAAAGTATTAAGGTCTCTTCCTCCCAGCGAGCAAGAAGAAAATTTTGAAGGCCTGTATTCTCAAGTGATCACCCAAGATATTTTAGCGATCAAAAATAAATTGGATAAGCTCGAAGAAGAATCTCGTGTTATTAAATTAGAGAAGGCAAGAGTAGAAATCTTTGGAAATTTTTCTTTAGAAGATATCGATTATATTCGAAATGAGGGAGGTCGTGTTTTTCAGTTTTACTCAGCAAAGCATGGTGTTGCTGAGAAAATGGTTGATGAGCCCAATCTT
The Chlamydiales bacterium STE3 DNA segment above includes these coding regions:
- a CDS encoding V-type ATP synthase beta chain (Product derived from UniProtKB/Swiss-Prot:Q6MAJ6;Gene name derived from UniProtKB/Swiss-Prot:Q6MAJ6), which produces MKTVYQRIKNMRGNLITVNAEGVSLGELARIELKDGRSIYASVLRIDGSEVTLQVFKSSRGISTEDKVIFLKKQMQAVFGETLLGRRLSGAGEPVDEGPKVIGESINIGSTSFNPVKRVIPREMVRTNIPMIDVFNCLVKSQKIPIFSIPGEPYNALLMRIANQTDADVVLIGGMGLTFKEYQAFIDNAEESGSMNKTVMFVHRATDPAVECMLVPDMALACAEKFALEGKSVLVLLTDMTAFADANKEIAITMDQVPSNRGYPGSLYSDLASRYEKAVLIEGSGSITIVAVTTMPGNDVTHPIPDNTGYITEGQFYLHGGRIDPFGSLSRLKQLVIGNVTREDHGDLANAMIRLYAESKKARERQSMGFRLSKWDEKLLHYSWLFEDRMMNLDVNYTLEQALDLGWETLAECFESKEVGIKQAIADKYWPMEKVSR
- a CDS encoding V-type ATP synthase subunit D (Product derived from UniProtKB/Swiss-Prot:Q9Z991;Gene name derived from UniProtKB/Swiss-Prot:Q9Z991); the protein is MAEIKLTKNELRAQQNRLDQLQKYLPTLQLKKAMLQMEVNESRLEIEKLEKHFNSFYDWVQSFSYILSVTTVVDLKKSIEIQEVFKRYENIAGVEVPYFEKAIFKPLEYSLFETPPWLDSVIHGLRSLAESKVKIDIGKEKKDALENELREVSIRVNLFEKVLIPRAEKNIRKIKVFLGDQQLAAVSQAKVAKAKILEKQNNAL